In one Corallococcus sp. EGB genomic region, the following are encoded:
- the rpsP gene encoding 30S ribosomal protein S16 — MAVVLRLARAGAKKMPYYHVVATDSRSPRDGKFLEQVGSYDPNHSPAKVQFNEERLNYWLKSGALPSETVADLIKTAKKQAPATTA, encoded by the coding sequence ATGGCCGTTGTCCTCCGTCTTGCCCGCGCGGGCGCCAAGAAGATGCCGTACTACCACGTGGTTGCCACCGACTCGCGCAGCCCGCGTGACGGCAAGTTCCTGGAGCAGGTCGGTTCCTACGACCCCAACCACAGCCCCGCGAAGGTGCAGTTCAACGAGGAGCGGCTGAACTACTGGCTCAAGAGCGGCGCGCTGCCCTCCGAGACGGTCGCGGACCTGATCAAGACGGCGAAGAAGCAGGCCCCGGCGACCACCGCCTGA
- a CDS encoding KH domain-containing protein: MEPLLTYLAKALVDQPDQVTLRISEADGGRLYELKVAPEDVGKVIGRDGRTVNALRTLLNAAAQKQGQKVRLEILDDRRTPGSPPAPPAPDAAR, translated from the coding sequence GTGGAGCCGCTGCTCACGTATCTGGCGAAGGCCCTGGTTGATCAACCCGACCAGGTCACCTTGCGCATCTCCGAGGCGGATGGCGGCCGGCTCTATGAGCTGAAGGTCGCCCCCGAGGACGTCGGCAAGGTCATTGGCCGTGATGGGCGCACCGTGAACGCCCTCCGGACGCTGCTCAATGCCGCTGCCCAGAAGCAGGGCCAGAAGGTCCGCCTGGAGATTCTCGACGATCGGCGCACCCCGGGTTCTCCCCCGGCGCCGCCCGCTCCGGACGCCGCGCGGTGA